The Planctomycetia bacterium genome contains the following window.
TGCCGTCAAGTTTTGAGAGTAGATCTTGCGCTCTGCTTTCGGCGGAAGTGGGGCCGGCTCCTCCTTGTAGTCGAACAGCTCTCGTTGCATAAAGAACTCGACGGCGTAGATATGCTTGCATTTCCCGCCCGTCGTTTCGTGGTCGGAGCAGCTGCAATGCGGACTCGTGCCGCTCGGCGTAACCTTGTAGCGGCCATTCCCGGACTGACTTGGAACAAAGAACGAATCTCCCTGGCGATCAATCCTGAAAGTCGCGGCGATCGCCATGCCGCTCTGCTTGCGTGCATCCATGGACGGAACCATCCCGTTGTTTGGGCGGTATCGCGTGTTAGAATGCAATTGCTTAGGAGCATTCTGGCGCTAGCCGCCGGACTGGTCTTGCCCCGATGCGGCCTTGGCGGGCTGTATCGGGGTTTTTTCGTTTGGCTTGCGTATTCTAATGACCTAATGTTATTTGTCCACCCAAATAACAGGTCGCGTTGACATTTTATTTGGGTGGACGTAAAGTGTCCGGCATGAGTTCAAAAGAACCCAAGCCTAAACGTGGAAGACCGGCGACGGGAACGACGCCGAAGCGCTATTTCAGAATGGACGACGAGTCGTGGGCACTCGTCGAGAATGCCGCGCAAGCAGAAGGGAAGACAGTCTCCGACTTCATTCGCGAAGTGATACTGCGGGCTGCGAGACGGAAGGGCTAAGGCCGTTCAGCTGGCAGGACGCGCGACCACTTGCCAGACCGCGGCGTGCGCGAGTCGGATATTAAGAAGCGACGAATTGACTTGGCACTGTTTCCATGGTTTCAATGACAATGAACGAATGCTAGCGGTTCGCCGAACTAATGCGCGGCAATCCGCTCTTCTATAGAAGTCGGTTTTTGATACAGTTCCGCACCTTTTCTCGCACTGCAACGATTGCACTGACCTCGGCTTGATAAATGGCCAAATCATCGGAAACACGAACCGAAGGCGTGGCTCGCGAACTTTTAGAGATTCGCGGGTGGAATCTTTCGCGCCCACCAAAAGGGAACTTGCTCTGGAAAAACGAGTACCGAGATTACCCACATCTTCTGGAAGCACTGTCAGGCCGAGGCAAGAAGGGCCGAGGGGGCGACGGCTACCCGGATTTCTTAGTCGTAACCGCTGACTCGAATCCGATGCCGCTTATAGTCGGCGAGGCAAAGGCTTCCGAGGATTCGATCGACACCGCCGTTCATGAGGCGTGCAACTTTTACGGCGAAGCCTTCACCGACCACGGAATGAGGGTGCTGGCTGCCGGCATCGCCGGGAACGACCATTCGAATATCGCCGTTCAGGTAAGCAAGCGATCCTTCCGAAAGTGGCGACCGATTGAGTATCGCGAGCATCCGATTCAGTGGTTGCCGACGCCGGAGGAGACGAACCGCCTATTAACAAACGATGAACTGTATGATCTCCAGCCCCGCATTCCATCCGGCGAGGTCCTGGCAAGGCGAGCGGACGAGATCAATCGCATTCTTCGAGAGTGCAAGATCAAGGACGAATACCGGCCTGCAGTAACCGGCGCATTCATGCTGGCTCTTTGGCAATCCAAGGGGCAGATTCGCATGCATCCCGAGCATATCCTTACGGATATCAATAGCGCCTGCAAAAAGGCGTTCATTCGTTCCGGAAAGATCGAGCTAGCCGAAAGCATTTTGGTCCCGGAGGCCAATGAAAAGCTGGCCGTTAAGGCCCCTCGTATTTGCTACATCCTCCGACTGCTTAACGTTACGACGCTCACGGCAGAGCACGACTATCTCGGCCAGCTCTATGAAACGTTTTTCCGATTCACCGGCGGAAATACGATCGGGCAGTTCTTTACGCCGCGGCACGTTACTCGATTTGTCGTTGATCTATGCGAGGTAAATAAGAACGACGTCGTGGTCGATCCGACGTGCGGTACGGGTGGGTTCCTAATCGCCGCTCTCTATAAAATGATGGGCGATCGCCACCTTACCCATGATCAAATAAGCGACCTTGTTCGCGGGCATCTTGCCGGTTTTGAAAGCGAGCCGATCACTGCTGCGCTGTGCGTCGCAAACATGATTCTTCGTGGCGATGGCACGACCGGAATCTACAAGGGTGATTGCTTCAGTCATCCCAGTTATCCGACCGGCAAAGCCAATGTCGTTGTGGGAAATCCGCCGTTTCCGCACAAGAAAACCGACGAACCTTCAGAGCGGTTCGTTGATCGAGCCCTAGAGGCGCTGGATGCCCGGGGAACGCTAGCGATGATCGTTCCCGAATCGCTCTTAGTAAAGCCATCGAAGCGGAAATGGCGGAAGAAGACGCTCGCGGGGAACTCGTTACGTGCGGTAATGACGCTTCCGGGCGAACTTTTTCAGCCGTACGCGGCCGCCACGACTGCAATTCTCATCTTAGAGAAAGGAGTCCCACACAACGCGAAACGGCCGACCTTTTTCTGTCGGATAACCAATGACGGCTACCGCCTGCAAAAAAACGTTCGTCTAGAGCGTGCGGGTGAGCAGTTGTCGGAAGCCATGGACGCCTACCGAAAGAATAAGTCCATTGCGGGATTTTGCGTTTGGGGATCTGTGGACGGCACCGAGTGGTCTCCGGGAAATTATATCGAAGGCATTTCGCAAACGCCGGAGATGATCCAATCGGAGGTTGACGTCGTAATCCGTAGTCAAGCAGCATTCCATGCAACATTTGCCCCGCAATTAAGCGCATTTAGAGCTTTGATCAGCAGCGGAGAAGTGGCACCTAAGTCGTATGCGGAACTAATCAAGAAGAAGAAGGCGAAAAAGACGAAGGAGTCAAACAAAAAGGCTGATACGCCCGCGCCGGCAGCTGGCACGATCGGTGAGATGTTTGACATCTACTACGGCCAAGGCGCGCTGGAAAGCAAGAGAAACTTGCTTCCCGGTGCGGTGCCGATCATCTCATCAGCAGGGTCCAATAACGGATGCTACGGATTTTTCGAATTCTCGCAGGTAGCCAACGCAATCGCCCCGTCCTTTGTTACCGTTCCGAAAACTGGAAGCATCGGCGAAGCGTTTGTTCAGGAGTGGCCGTGCGGGGTTACTTCGGACTGCTTGCTGTTAATGCCGAAAAATGGAACGGACCAGATTGATTTGTATATCGCGGCAGCAATGGTTCGGCTGGAAAAATGGCGGTTTAATTACGGTAGAAAAATCACGCCGACTCGGGTATCAAAGATTGCCTTTCCGCGCACCGCAGAATTGCGGGAGTGGGTGGCGACTAAATTAAGATCACTGCGGCCGATCGTCAGCGTAACTTTGCATGGCCTGAGCGGACTTGAGGATGCATCAGCACGATTTAAAGGTCTCGCGGACGAATGGCGACGTGGGCGCGGGCATAAGTCAACCGTTGCAAAGCTCGTCGTTCATCCCGCGTATCAGCAAATTATCGGAATGGGCGAGGCTGTCGTTCCTCTTCTTCTCAGGGAAATGGAACTTCGGCCGTCGCATTGGTCGTGGGCGCTGAGAGCGATTACCGGAACGGACCCTGTGCCGGAGTCTGCTCGCGGGAAGCTTGATCAAATGGCAACATCATGGGTTAACTGGGGCAAAGAACAGGGGTACATCTGGTGAGCTTGCCTGTAAGCGAGTTTCCAAATCTCAAGCCGAACGAATTCGAGCCGACGAGTCCGGAGAACGAATTCTACAACTGCATTGCCTGGGCCGCCGGAGTGCACAATGAATGGTGGGAGCCATCAGTGGATGGCGTCTGGCCTTCTGGCGTCCCGCTTGACCCCACAATCGAAAACCTTTCTCTCGTCTTCGCAGGGCTCGGTTACGAGTCCTGCGAATCAGCCGACCTGGAGTCCGGCTTTGAGAAGATCGCGTTTTACGGCACCCACAACGAATACGAGCATGCCGCTCGGCAGCTAGATGACGGTCGCTGGACCAGCAAAATGGGCGCTGGAATTGATATCCGTCACGTGAACCTTGACTGCATCGGCGGCGGCCTTTACGGGGCTGTCGTATCGATTATGCGACGGCCCAAGCGGTAGCCACTACCGACTCCTTTTTGTGCAGCCTCCCGACTTCTTGTGCAGGAGGGCTTTTATGTGCAAAGCTCCCGCCGGGAGAAGGTGGCGGCGCAGCCGGCGGATGAGGGGCCATCGCAACCCCTTCCACCACGAACTACGAACCAAGAACAAAGAACCACGAACTCAAAAATGCCGCATCGCATTTCCCTAGTCGCCGCACTACTCGTTCCGCTTTTATTCGTCGGCGCGGCCTCGGCAGAACTCCCGCTCGTTTTCGAAGACGACTTCGAGCAAGGCTCGGAGCAGCTTGCGAAGCGTTGGAAGCCGACCGACGCCGCGGCTTGGAAGCTCGTCGATGGGAAGTCGGGCAAGGCTTACAGCTTGTTTCAGCAGAGCAACTACAAGCCGCCGTTTCGTAGCCCGGTGAATATCTCGCTGGTCGACGACGTCGCCGTGACCGACTTC
Protein-coding sequences here:
- a CDS encoding DUF1778 domain-containing protein, with translation MTFYLGGRKVSGMSSKEPKPKRGRPATGTTPKRYFRMDDESWALVENAAQAEGKTVSDFIREVILRAARRKG
- a CDS encoding N-6 DNA methylase, which encodes MAKSSETRTEGVARELLEIRGWNLSRPPKGNLLWKNEYRDYPHLLEALSGRGKKGRGGDGYPDFLVVTADSNPMPLIVGEAKASEDSIDTAVHEACNFYGEAFTDHGMRVLAAGIAGNDHSNIAVQVSKRSFRKWRPIEYREHPIQWLPTPEETNRLLTNDELYDLQPRIPSGEVLARRADEINRILRECKIKDEYRPAVTGAFMLALWQSKGQIRMHPEHILTDINSACKKAFIRSGKIELAESILVPEANEKLAVKAPRICYILRLLNVTTLTAEHDYLGQLYETFFRFTGGNTIGQFFTPRHVTRFVVDLCEVNKNDVVVDPTCGTGGFLIAALYKMMGDRHLTHDQISDLVRGHLAGFESEPITAALCVANMILRGDGTTGIYKGDCFSHPSYPTGKANVVVGNPPFPHKKTDEPSERFVDRALEALDARGTLAMIVPESLLVKPSKRKWRKKTLAGNSLRAVMTLPGELFQPYAAATTAILILEKGVPHNAKRPTFFCRITNDGYRLQKNVRLERAGEQLSEAMDAYRKNKSIAGFCVWGSVDGTEWSPGNYIEGISQTPEMIQSEVDVVIRSQAAFHATFAPQLSAFRALISSGEVAPKSYAELIKKKKAKKTKESNKKADTPAPAAGTIGEMFDIYYGQGALESKRNLLPGAVPIISSAGSNNGCYGFFEFSQVANAIAPSFVTVPKTGSIGEAFVQEWPCGVTSDCLLLMPKNGTDQIDLYIAAAMVRLEKWRFNYGRKITPTRVSKIAFPRTAELREWVATKLRSLRPIVSVTLHGLSGLEDASARFKGLADEWRRGRGHKSTVAKLVVHPAYQQIIGMGEAVVPLLLREMELRPSHWSWALRAITGTDPVPESARGKLDQMATSWVNWGKEQGYIW